The genomic stretch CTCCCCTTCTCGTACCACAGGACATTCTTGGGCCAATAACTTGCGTAAGGCTTCTACTGCATGATCCGATTTTGATTCCTGAAAAAATGAAAAAATTCCATTAATGACAACAACTATAAAAATAGCGACACCCAATTCAGGCATGTCCACACCAGGCACAAAACAAAGAGCAGTCGCCACCCAAAGTAGAATCGCAAATAAACTAAAAAAACTTTTAAAAAACTTCCAAATGATAGGTGCTGATTTTTCGTTTTCTATTGCATTTTTTCCAAATGTTTTTAATCGAATTTTCGCTTCTGAATGGCTAAGACCATTTTGCAAATTTGTTTGTAGCTCAAATTCAATTTGTGATTGATTTAGGTTTTTGTAACTAGGCTTCATCTCGGATTCGCCTCGTTGCACCACCGATAAAATCTTGGACTCTGTATCACAATTTAATAGTTCATCAAAAATCTGTGGCAAAAGTGAAGAAAGGCCATGTAACAATCTTAGGTGAAGCGAAGGTTGTGTCTCCGGAATCATCTGAAACAAAACCAAATGCACTATACGCTCGCCTAAATGAATTCCCTTCGGGATTAAAAACAAAAAAACTTCAGGTGTTTTAATATGGATGGAGCGAAAATGAGGAATGAGAATATGAGGGCCGAGACTACCGAACAGACTGTCCGGCATAGTCCCCAATCGATTTTGTAAATCTTCCTTTATTGGATCGTTTTCGACTTTCTTTAATAACTCTTGGCTTATATCATCCCAACTTTTTGCCTTGGGAAGAATGTGAATCGAATTAACATTTAGATATTCGAGAAGCATACTCCAATCAAATATACCCTAAACGGAGATTCTATCACAATATCAAATCTTCTGATAAATTATCAGGTTACTGGAAAATTTCCTTGTTTGCCTTTGGATAACGAGACTGAATCCCATCCCACCAAACATCCGTACTAAATGCGCCTGATTCAGAAATCTGCCACTTCCCATTTACTTTTTTGAATAGTGCTTCTACATGACAACAATCATAAGGAATATCTTCCGATAAGGAAATTTCTTTACCATCTTTCCGTTTGGCCGTCCCACGGAACCAAGCATAATCACCAGAAATTTTAAAATGTTCTACAACAAAAACAAACTCTTGTTTGAATTCATTGGATAGATTTGCTCGTAATAAATCTAATAAATAGGTTCGTTCTTTTTCATTGGATTTTGTTTTTGTTTTATAATCGAGCATGAGAGTGTCAGCAAATACCCCCAATGTTAGAAATAGAATCATTCCTACTGAATAAAATATTCGTTTCAAATGTATTTACTCCTATTACCTTACTTTTGCATTTTGAATCATTTTAAAAAATAATGACGGATATACTGTTTGTAAAAACAGTCCAAATTTTTCCTTAATGCCTGCAATCACAACTTCACGCTGTTTATTTGCAACTGCATGTAAAATCCTATGTGCACATAACTGAACAGGTAAACCAGCTGCAATCACTGAGTCCATTGTGCCTGTCGAAGATCCGTCACCTTTGAGTGCATTCTTTGAAATATTGGTTTGGATAAAACCAGGGTATACCATAGTCACAAAAATTCCCGACTTCTCTTCCTCCGATCGTAAAGAATGGAAAAAACCAACTAATGCGAATTTGGAGGCAGAATAAGCAGATCGAAGTGGACTACCAATTTTCCCAGCAACACTTGAAATCACGGCAAAATGAACATCTTTTTTCCCCAATATTTCCGGGATCATTGCGCGAGTCATTTCCGCGGCCCCATAAAAATTGGTCTTCATAATCTTTTCTAAAGTAATTAAATTTGTTTCTTTCGTTAAAGACCTTTGACTGATCCCACCATTATGAATGACTACTTTTGGTATCCCGTACTTTTGCAAACAACGTTTGGCAAAACCTGCGGTAGATTTATAATCTTCTAAATCTAATTTTTCCACAGCATAACGACCTTTTTCTAAATGAAGTTCTTTTGCCAAAGCTTCTAGGTCCTTCGTTTTACGAGAAGCAAGGAGGACCTTTGCTTTCTGTTGGTAGGCTTGGGAAACTAATTCTTTTCCAATTCCAGAAGAAGCTCCCGTAATCCAAACCCATTCATCTCGGTAAAATTCGCTCATACACTCCCTCTTGTATCCCTGTTCTTTTTTCCTAAAATTTCCATTGGATACGGATTTGCCACAACTTGTTTTTCAAGGCCCTAGGGATTTCGAACGGAAGAAATATTTCTGAACATATGTCCATTATCGTGTCCGTACAACTAGAACGGGCTCTAGCAAATTGAATTGACAGAGGAAAAGTTATGTGTACTTCTAAAGAAAGCAGTCAATAAATTGCATTCAAGTCAAGTAGTCCATTTTCCAACTCGGGTCTCCAATAGAAGGATCTTATGACAGTTCGTTCTCAGTTCATTTCACGTTTCTTTTTCATCACGGTTTTATCTGCATTTGCCTTCCAATGTAAGATGGCTGATTTAAATAATCCGGGGGATCCGCTTTCTGAAGAGTTTGCGAAACGTTCAGTTTTTGCTGAGTTTGTTAGGTATTTTTTATTAGAAAAAGCACTACCTGATGGCCTCGTACTTTTACTAACGAAGAACGTTGTACCATATGAAGCAGGTTTTAGAATCTATCGAGTCGATCCCGAGCTTGGATTAACAAATGAGTATGACAGTGATATCAGGGCAGCCAATACGGCAGCCTTTCCTGGTTGCGACCCAGTAAGGATTGCGGTACCTCCAAGTTCAAGAGATATAGTCACCTTTACGGGAACCTCAAGCAACCATCTTGTCGTACATAGATATGGCACGGATCGTTCTCTTTCTCTTCTTCAAGACCAAACAGGTTTGGGTAGTCCCAACATGATAACATTTGATTCCACCGGAACAACGATGTATCATATCAATGCAGGGGTGGACCCAAACACGGTCAATCGTTCCTACAGAGACAATATTACAGGTTCAATAAGTATGAATAATGCAGGCAGTTATCCATTCGGAGTTGGGTGTTCGCCAGTCTCAATAAGAACAAGTGATACGGACGGAATTATTTTTATTGCGACCACGGTCGGTGCCCAACTCGGAATCAACGTCCACAAGAAGACTGGTACTGATACTACTTTCCATGTAGGAGGAGCACCTTTTGATCCGGCAGACAATCCTACACAAAACAATAACATATGTTTGGTCGAGCCATCTAGATTTTTATACATGACTTCAGTGAACCCCACTTTTCCCATTTATGGATTCCGGTATGATAGTGGCGGGAATATGCAAGTATTGCCAAGCTCGCCATTTTCGCCAGATTCTTCCTATTCAGCTGCTGCATCAGTTGATAATTTTTCAACAAGTCTAACTCTTGATCCAAATGGAAAATTTGCAGCCGTGCTTTATGGTGCCGGAGGAACAAATTATCTGCGTATCCTAGCTGTTGACGGATATACAGGAAATCTTACTCCAACTGAACAAAAGCTAAGTGTAGGAAACGCTCCCAAACATATAGTATGGGATAAAAGTGGGAAATTTATTTATTTAGTTTCTGATACTGGTGGAACCACAAATAAATTCCAGTTGGAATACTTCAAATTCTCACAAGATGGAACCCTGACGAAAGGAGTTAATTCTCCAATTACGTTCAGCAATATGTCAGGGGACTTTACACCGAGAGATCTTAAGTCTATTCAAAGATACTATCACTAATAACCATATATTTTTTCAGTGCCAACATTTCGTTATGCAATTCTTTTAGGAATCACCTTATACGGAATCCTTCTATTTGCATTTGCAGGTGTTCCCGATGCTGATATATTTTATCATTTTGCAATCGCCAAACTCTATTTAAAGGAAGGATTTGTTTCCAGACTTCCTTGGCCAGAAATTGGCATCCAGTCCAAAGAATTTACAGATTATCATTTCCTATTCCATCTAACACAAATTCCGTTTCTCCTTTTACCAATCGAAGAAACGATTGCAATCAAACTCTTTATCTTAGTTTCAATTGGGAACTTATTATGCCAAATTACGAAATTCCTTAAATCAGAATCGCCGAACCTATCCCCCTACCTTATTGTTATTTTTTTTATTCTAGGTTCGGTATTGTTCACGGGTAGAATGTTGTTCGGGAGAGGGAATTTATTATTTTTTACTCTTTATTTTATAATATTAAGAATCTGGAATGTAAAATACATTAAGTGGATTTTTTTTCTTTCTTTTTTGTCGGTTTGGTCTTATAGCGGATTTCCTTTTTTATTCTTTACCGGACTATTTATCATCTCCTTAGAGAATAACAAAGAACAAAGGAAAATATTTTTAACCTCTGTTTTGGGAATGGTTTCTGGTTTGGTTATCCACCCTTCATTTCCCTTTCAATTCAAAGGATATTTCATTGAACTTGTCGTCCAATCCTTTCCACCACCAGGAGTGGAAGCAATTGCGGAATGGTTACCTCCAACGAGAGAGATCCTCATTTTAGGTTTTTTACCTATGTTACCTTTACTATTATTGGTCTTTAGAGAAAAAATAAATAACGCATTCCAACCAAAAAGTTTAGTATTTTTATTTATCGGAATCCTTAGTCTGATTTTTGCGGGATCTTCCATGAGGGTTTTTGAAATGAGTTGGCTCATGTTCTTTATATTCGTTTTTTTGAATATAAGAATTTCAAATAAATTCCAAATCCTCATAGGGCTTGCACTATTTGTAATCCAATTTCCAATTGCTTACGAAAAGATGGGGCAGCAATTTCGATCTTCAGAAACTAAATATGGCTATATTGTAACTGAATGGATTCGGTTCAATATCCCAAAAGGGGAGAAAATTTTCCTATCTTGGGCAGACTATCCGTACTTTACTTTCAGAATTCCCGAATATAGATTTTTATTTGGACTCAACCCTTTGTATGCCTGGTCTTACAACCAAGACCAATACTTTACACAAAAAGCTTTTTTCGAAGGGGATGTCCAAGGTTTCCAACACATTCCCAAGGTTATGAACTATAACACCGTTGTGATCAATAAACATTATTATAGTTTCTCTAGTTCCGAATTCAAAAAATTATCAACAGATTATCGATTAGTTTTTGAAAATGAAAAATATGATATCTTCGTTAAGATAATTCCAACAAACACAAGTAAAAAAGACAGTACCATACCAATTAAGTAAATAACTCCTCCCGTAGAAGGCAAAACGGGAGTCTCAGCATTCTTAATATCATTTCTTAAGATAAATTCTCTTCCAGTATCATCTAACAAGATATCAACGCTATTTAATACTCGCCCTTTAAAAAAGGAATGTGATTCGGATTGGGTACTATTAGTCTCTATCCTACTTCGAATCTGATTCAAAAAAAGATTCAGAGTCTTAATAGTCTTGTCATCTTTTGGAGGTAATAGTTCTGATTCTTGTATCAGAACCGATGGGACCTTGTTACTTAAACTTTCCATAAAAGAATTTTCACCAAACCCTTTTTCCTTACTCATCACAACCACCGCAGAAAAATAAGGTGCAAGAGAATCTATTTGTTCTAGTTGTTTTCGATTGATCCTAATGATTTTTGTTCTGTAACCTGCATTGTTTAGATGCATTTGTAAAAAGTTGCTTGTTTTCAGAAAGTCTCTATATCCGTAATCAGAGTTTGAATTAAAGAGATCAGAATGAATGAGGCCAATAGGTTTCATTTGTTTTTGAACCGAGTTTGGTAGAATTTTTACAATCGTAAATGGTGATTCCACGGCAACGGTTTGTATACGATCCCTATGCCATTCCAAATAATTATGGTATTCCGGTGTAAACCCAACTAAATGCGTCACTCCAGAACGGAGTAAAAAATCTAAATAATATCCAGAGTCTTTCCCTTCCTGTCGGAGAGATATAAGAGAATCTCTCCAATCCACATCAGTTCCCCAACGAAAACAATGCCCAAAACCAAATTCCTGCCAATGAAACACTAGAGTGGAATAATAAGAAGACTCAACTGTCAAACCAAGATTGTTTCGAAGGCCAGCATTGTATAAAAGTGGTAACCAAAAATGAGGAGTCCCAAACATTAACTTCGATTTAACAATTTCCGGTTGGACCAATGCCTCTTTGGGTAGGGACTTCAATCTTTCTGCCAATCTACCATATAACTCCAGTTCTTCTGTAGTCCTTGCCTCACTCCAAAGTGGGGAAGAGTATTTCTGATATTTTGTCGGATCAAAGTTCAAAAACAAAACAAACTGAACGATGACTACAAAATAAACCAAAGGGAATAAAGGAAGTTTTCCTGTTTTTCCCCCAGAAATAGAACGAATGCCAAACGGAAACAGGATCGAAAAGGCAATAAAGAAACAATCGAAGGCGCGGTAATTATGGATTTTAAAATTCGGGAGGATGTAACCTAAAGAATAATCTAGTGACAACCAAAAGAAGACGAGTGTTATGGTTGTGATCAGTTTACTTCTCGGCGAATTATGAAATTTTCTAAAATTGAACAAGAATAGAAATAATGCGACGAAAGATAACCATCTACCCGACCGAAACAATTCAATTCCATATGCCAATGTTAAATTTTCGCCATTTGTTGATGCTAACAATGCTACATCATAAACATCCTTACCCAAAATAGAAAG from Leptospira bourretii encodes the following:
- a CDS encoding SDR family NAD(P)-dependent oxidoreductase; amino-acid sequence: MSEFYRDEWVWITGASSGIGKELVSQAYQQKAKVLLASRKTKDLEALAKELHLEKGRYAVEKLDLEDYKSTAGFAKRCLQKYGIPKVVIHNGGISQRSLTKETNLITLEKIMKTNFYGAAEMTRAMIPEILGKKDVHFAVISSVAGKIGSPLRSAYSASKFALVGFFHSLRSEEEKSGIFVTMVYPGFIQTNISKNALKGDGSSTGTMDSVIAAGLPVQLCAHRILHAVANKQREVVIAGIKEKFGLFLQTVYPSLFFKMIQNAKVR
- a CDS encoding beta-propeller fold lactonase family protein, producing MTVRSQFISRFFFITVLSAFAFQCKMADLNNPGDPLSEEFAKRSVFAEFVRYFLLEKALPDGLVLLLTKNVVPYEAGFRIYRVDPELGLTNEYDSDIRAANTAAFPGCDPVRIAVPPSSRDIVTFTGTSSNHLVVHRYGTDRSLSLLQDQTGLGSPNMITFDSTGTTMYHINAGVDPNTVNRSYRDNITGSISMNNAGSYPFGVGCSPVSIRTSDTDGIIFIATTVGAQLGINVHKKTGTDTTFHVGGAPFDPADNPTQNNNICLVEPSRFLYMTSVNPTFPIYGFRYDSGGNMQVLPSSPFSPDSSYSAAASVDNFSTSLTLDPNGKFAAVLYGAGGTNYLRILAVDGYTGNLTPTEQKLSVGNAPKHIVWDKSGKFIYLVSDTGGTTNKFQLEYFKFSQDGTLTKGVNSPITFSNMSGDFTPRDLKSIQRYYH